The Gordonia terrae genome contains the following window.
TCGACGACGTGGTAGCGCCGCTCGACCTCCGCGACCGCCTCTCGGCGGTACTGCGCCTCCTCGCCCGTCGGGGAGATGCGGTGGCGCCGACCGACTCGATTCGGGTACGTGCGCGACGCACGCGTTCGGGGGAGCCGGACGACACCTGGGCGTGTGTCCGCGCGACCCGGGAGCCCGAGCGCGCGGGACTCGTCGAGTTCCTGGCGCACGGCGACTCCGCGCCGCTGTCGGATGCCGGGCCACTCCGATTCTCGCTGAGCGACTTCGACGGACACGTCGCACTGGTCGTCGGATATGACCGGACGTCACAGGCGGCCGGCGAGTTGCCGGGTCCCCGGCACCTGCGCGAGGCGCGCCGGGCACTCCTGACGGCCGGGGACCTGGGGCTCCCGGTGGTCACCGTGATCGACACCCCGGGCGCGGAATTGTCGGTCGTCGCCGAGGAGGGTGGCCTCGCGGCGCAGATAGCGCGCTGCACAGTCCAGTTGATCAGCGCCCCGGTGCCGACGGTCTCCGTGCTGTTGGGCCAGGGTGCGGGCGGTGCGGCGCTGGCGCTCTTCCCCGCCGACTTCCGCGTCGCGCGCGCCGATGCCTGGCTCTCGCCGTTGCCGCCCGAGGGAGCGAGCCTCATCGTGCACCGGGATCTCGACCACGCCGGTGAAATGGCCTCGCGGCAGGGCATTCTCGCCGGTCGCATGGCGGCTCAGGGGATGATCGACGTCGTCGTCGACGCCGGATCGGATGACGAAGCGATGTCGGCGCTCCGTGACTCGATCGCCCGGTACCTGGCCGCTTCGCTCGTTCCGGACAGCGAGGCGCGCACGCGCGTGCCGACGGCGGACGCCCGATGACCGACCGCGTGGTTGCCGTCGGCGCACTCATCACCGACGAGGACGGCCGAATCCTGTTGATACTGCGCCGCAACGAGCCGTCGGCCGGACACTGGAGCCTCCCCGGCGGCAAGGTCGAGCCCGGGGAATCGCTCGACGAGGCGGTGGTGCGCGAGGTGGAAGAGGAAACCGGTCTGGCGGTGACGGTCGGTGAACCGGCCATCCAGCTCGAGATCCCGGTCGGCGACGGACGGGTGTACGAGGTGCACGACTTCCGGGCCGAGATCCGTTCGGGGAACCTGCGTCCCGGTGACGACGCCGCCGACGCGGCCTTCTTCACACCGGCCCAGGTGCGCACGGCGAGAGTCACCAGCCGGCTGGTGGAGTATCTGGAACAGGCCGGTGCACTGCCACCCGAGTCGCCCTGACCGGTCATCGAGCCGAACCCGCGGACGGCAGTTCGCCGTGTGGGGGTGACGTGGTGCCCGAGAGCGGTTGTGTGCAGGATGGAGACATGACCGAACTACTGCCCCTGGACCCTGACCAACTCCTCACCACCACCCGCTCGGTGCGCAAGCGTCTCGACTTCGATCGTCCCGTGCCGCTCGACGTGGTCAAGGAGGCGCTCGAGGTCGCGTTGCAGGCGCCGACCGGCAGCAACAGTCAGACCTGGCACTGGATCGTGCTCACCGACTCCGAGCTGAAGCAGAAGGTCGCGGACTACTATGCGCAGTCGTTCGCGAAGTACTACTCGGGCCAGGCCCCGCGGGACGAGACCGGTAAGCGGGTCGCGTCCAGCGCCCAGTACCTCGCCGACACGATGGGTCAGGTCCCGGTGCTGGTCATCGGCGCCATCTACACCGGAGGGGGCCTGCCGGCGGGTAATCAGGCCGGTGTGTGGGGTTCGTTGCTGCCGGGTGCCTGGAGCCTGCAGCTGGCGCTTCGTGCCCGTGGTCTCGGGTCGGCGTGGACGACGTTGCACATCAACTACGAGAAGGAGATCGCCGAACTCCTCGGCATCCCGGACAACATCCATCAGGGTGTGCTGCTGCCGGTGGCCTACAGCAAGGGCACCGACTTCAAGCCCGCACCGCGGAAGTCCCTCGATTCGGTCCTGCACATCGACGGCTGGTGATCAGGAGGTGCCGGGTCCCACCTGATCCGGCACCTCGCACCGCAGTGCAGCCAGCGCCATCGCGGTCAGAAGTCGACGCAGTCCGTTCTGGTCGAAAGCGGGCAGGCGCGGCGAGGAGTTGAGCAGCCCGAACATCGCGTGCACGCGCACGCGGGCCTCGGCGCGGTCGAGAGCCATGCCGG
Protein-coding sequences here:
- a CDS encoding carboxyl transferase domain-containing protein → MGERARLSAPVLRDMLVDEGTWESWDSPVESPASASDGDDDAYAEELARSRERTGSDESVITGSGVIGGHPVVMVISEFGFLGGSIGRAAGARIVTAVRRATHERLPLLALPASGGTRMQEGTAAFLQMVAITGSVTDHKAAGLPYLVYLRHPTTGGVFASWGSLGHITWAQPGALIGFLGPRVYEGLHGEPFPDDVQTAENLVRTTVVDDVVAPLDLRDRLSAVLRLLARRGDAVAPTDSIRVRARRTRSGEPDDTWACVRATREPERAGLVEFLAHGDSAPLSDAGPLRFSLSDFDGHVALVVGYDRTSQAAGELPGPRHLREARRALLTAGDLGLPVVTVIDTPGAELSVVAEEGGLAAQIARCTVQLISAPVPTVSVLLGQGAGGAALALFPADFRVARADAWLSPLPPEGASLIVHRDLDHAGEMASRQGILAGRMAAQGMIDVVVDAGSDDEAMSALRDSIARYLAASLVPDSEARTRVPTADAR
- a CDS encoding NUDIX domain-containing protein, with amino-acid sequence MTDRVVAVGALITDEDGRILLILRRNEPSAGHWSLPGGKVEPGESLDEAVVREVEEETGLAVTVGEPAIQLEIPVGDGRVYEVHDFRAEIRSGNLRPGDDAADAAFFTPAQVRTARVTSRLVEYLEQAGALPPESP
- a CDS encoding nitroreductase family protein; translation: MTELLPLDPDQLLTTTRSVRKRLDFDRPVPLDVVKEALEVALQAPTGSNSQTWHWIVLTDSELKQKVADYYAQSFAKYYSGQAPRDETGKRVASSAQYLADTMGQVPVLVIGAIYTGGGLPAGNQAGVWGSLLPGAWSLQLALRARGLGSAWTTLHINYEKEIAELLGIPDNIHQGVLLPVAYSKGTDFKPAPRKSLDSVLHIDGW